Genomic segment of Centropristis striata isolate RG_2023a ecotype Rhode Island chromosome 21, C.striata_1.0, whole genome shotgun sequence:
TTGTTTGCGTTGGCTTTGTTGATGCAAAAGGATTGGGAAACTGCCACTTTGTGCAGGGGAAGGTGTTTCAATGACAGGAGAGGCAAGTGCAGTTAGAATTTGATATAAAAGCAGAGAATATTCATATCTGGAAGTGtaaaaaatcacaatacatCACTGAAATTCtatctgtttttttatctgttaaGAAATGTgcaaaagctgcagctttttttcacatttctcatGACTTGTCCACACTTTGATGCATCTCTGGTGGGATAATTGTGTCAAAACCACACCTCAGCTCCAGACCCATCATGGTGCACTGCTGAAATGGGACATGTGGGTCTTTATCCGCATCTATTATGTGGTGAGCTGAGCCTGTGATAATAAATCCTGGCATCCTGTCAGGGTGGTGGACTGTCAGTCTGTAAGGCCCTTCGACTCGGGGGCCCCGGCAACAGAGGCTTACTTGTAAAACATGATGTGCCAGTGGGGAAGATCATAGCTGCGGCAGTTGCCTGGGAATGTGCTCTTTGGTTTGTACACAAAGAATGCTGTCACTCTGCATCAGAGCTGCGTGATGGACAAACTCGACTGGCGTGTGCGTGTGAGCGCGGGAGAGAACACACACCTATGAGAGACACACCTCTGCGCCGTGCAGCAGAGTAGACGCCAGTGAGTCTGGGCTGCATTCAGGAGTGTGACTGTTTTTAACATCATCACATTGCGTGTATTAAGACAGCCACGGCGAGGACTCATCCCTGCCCTATGACTGCAGGGCTCGCCTTTGTTCTTCACCCGTAATACAGGCATAATTACAAGCCCTAAAGAGCCTCCTCACCttgctctctccctctgccttcTTGCCTCATATACCTCTAGTGCCCACACCTTTTGGCCCTGTGTGGTTTTCACATATATTCACATCCAATCCTCTGCATTCAGCTGCTAAAGTGCCACACAAGAAAGCTGCACACATTCGCCCATAGGCCTTTTCAGAGTGTTTCTCTTCATTTGGCCTTCCTGATCCCAAACGTCTGACAGAAAGTGTGAGTTTCCCACTGATAGCATGCCCTCTAAATCAGTCATTCAGAGAGCCTGATTCATCCGGGCCGCCCGATAAATTTGCAGAATTTCTTCCAGAGTGCAATACTAAAAATAACTCAGACTcatctttcatttttacaagATGCAAGTAAAAGTATATCTAATAACACCGGATGTGTAATAGACCCGATTGACTGACTTATAAAATCCACAAGCATtccaaaaactttaaaaatcaaACATGCTCTTGATAATACTGAATGTTTGTACTGCACTCATAATAGTTTTTAAGCTTTAACATTGAATCTAATTTGAAAGGCTAATatgaattatgataataataataataataataataataataataataatagagagCCTGTTCACTCAAGTTGTAATTCATCAAACTTTAATTCTCCAAATGGCTGCTTTGCCTCTTTAAGATGATGCAGAAATGGCAGTAAAAATGTTCATTATGCATATTTTTCACTAAATGCATATTGTGATTTGAGTCATGATGGTTTGTCACAGGAAACACTGCTCTAAATGCAACACCTGCTCCGATAGCCGCATAAATCTCTCTGTGCCAAATGCAAATAATGTCCAAACACCAATAATGCTGCAGTAACTCCCTAATAGCCACAGTTTTGCATTCTGCAGGATTTACAGCTGCAGTGTTGCACCCACAATATGAAGCTGGCCtctctgcagccttttttgtgtgttggtgtgtgtaaCTGAAATTTTTTTACTATGATAATAATTTGTGGCTTTGTTCTGGCTGGCTGCTTGGCTGAGGCCTGTGGGGAATTGGGAAGCGATCCAGCCCCCAACAGGCCTTTCACAGTGTTGCTGGTTCCCAGTAGTTGCAGAGCAGGCAGGGTAGGACATGACCAAAATGACGGGGTTGGACAGCAGCTCAGCACCGCGCTCAACCCACCAAACACTCACTGCTGCTCACATGTGAGATGAAAACTGTATGGAACTGTACTGCAACTCATGGTTGACTCTgcttattgaaaatcaagccctcctcctcccaccacACCTGTGGACTCGCTCTGCTCGACAGCGAGTCAACAGAGGCTGAAATATGGAGACAGGGTTCCTCTTTGAGCCCGTGGTCACTATTTTCTCCCCAACACCCACACTATATGCACAGGCACTTTGTGTGTTGTGCTGACTCTGCAGTCTACACCACAATCCTGCCCTCATTTGGCAGGTTTgtgtttgcctttttatttttttttattttatataaagctTGACATTTAGATAGAAATAATGAGTGATGTGTGGACTGagtatttttgtttcatgtAAAACTGAAATCAAACATCTTCTTGGATGGAGAGCTTGTCATTCTCCTGCTTCCTCCTTTTAAAATATtcatttgcattcatttttccaGCACATGATTTGTGTTAAAGCATTTATCCagctttattatttcatttttttccagcaatTTCATTTAGTCTGCTTCTGaatattatttcttagtttcttttgttcagacaaggtaagtaggagatgtttttacctgacatgtttcgactgacaacttcagtcttcttcagaggtgtcggctaaaaaaatgtatccagcttttttattttattttctatttttttattgtgttatttgatATCTATATATTGGTAAGGTGCTAACTTGTGATTTGTAGAGTGGGACAGTGTACACTTATATAATggcatgcagtggtggaaagtaactaagtacatttactcacttTCTTGCTTCTACTGCACTATATCTCAATGGGaattattgtacattttactgcactactTTAATTTTGCACTTacttacaaaaaatgttttctaagATGCAGTAATTTACAACAAATCTACCCAGAAAAGTATCTAAAATAGGCCCCATGTTGATGAACAACCACATTAAAATGCTTGtatgtgtattttcttgtgatatatataaaacacagtaatattgtataataatataacattgTGGAAGGAGACATTCTGCACATGAATACTTCTACTTTTcataatttaagtacattttgctggtaatacttgtgtacttttactcaagtaaccCTTTGAACTCAGGACTTTTAATTGTAATAGAGTATTTTTAAACCATTTCTCCTTTTACTTAAGTTCTTCTTCTGTCACTTATATTGTGTGAATATAATGTGTGTCTGCAAAaaccaaaacacatttatttgtatatttaattgCACTACAATAAATTCCTTAAATTCTCTTGTAAAAGTGTGATTACTTGCTGCAGAATGGTCAGAAAATGTGTTCTCAGTGATCGCGAGATTTTGGAGTGAATGTGAATCAGTTCATAGAGAGGTACATTTCCATGTTATAACAGcgtaataaaaatgaaatgataagATGAGATATTAATTGTTTGTCAACTactttatttagttttctgaTAAACTTGATGACATTATTAAAACTATAATTAAAATAACGGGAAATTATTTTGGCGAGAATCAAGAGCATGATTTTTATGAACTAAACGATGTCATAtctaatatttaaattattaacacCAGATAAGATGAGTCTAATGGGTCTAACATTTGTTTAGATTGTATGAGCTCATGCATTTGCCATTACACTTGATAATTACCTTTATATCATATCCATAATAGGACATTACATATTTTTGAGAAACCTAATTATGGAACCTTGCCTCTTGTAACACagctctaaaaaaaatgtaagataaaaaaaaaatgtatttataatttatattcatGTCATTAAGCATGTATATTTCGGGGAAATGCAAGCAAAATTAAGTCCGCACATTAAGGGATTTTACTTAATGGTATAAATGACtataataaatgtttatatattattgaattattccATAATGTATAGAAGGAGGCCCCTGCTGGCTGCGGGGCTGCATCCTGTATCATATGTTAATGAAGTTCATGGTGGAGCTCCAGTGACAGCTGGCAGCTGAACACCAATCAGAGAGCTCGCAGATGGAAGGCAGTGTGTGTGAAGCTCTGCAGGCAGAACCATGTCAGCTCCTCCAATGATGTAAAGAAGGCTCGCTTTCGCTTTTTATTCCATGTTTTGCCTCCTAAAACCGTCTGCGAACATGCACGCTGTAACTCATCGAGTTTTTTTCACGAGCAAAAGTTTGGACTTAGGTGTGGATTTGATCCAAGATTTCCTCGCTGGCCGACAGAACTCATGAAAGCCTCTTCAGAGCGACGGGTTTATGGACTCGCGTATTAGCTAATGATGTCTATGGGTTTCATGCCTGACAGTCTGAATGGCTCAGATCCCTCCAAATCGGCCTTCCTAGAATTTGGCCACGGACACCCGGCACACCAGCAGCCCTCCCCGGGACTCTCCCACATCTACCCCGTGCATGGCTTGCATGCTGCCGGGCATTCCCAGCACGAAAGCACCTTTCCTGGCAGCGCGTCCTATGGCCGCTCTCTGGGCTACGCCTACCCCGGCGCGGTGAACACTCACCCCCCGTCTGCTTACATGTCCTACCAGCACAGCAGCAGCCTGGCCCACAGCCGATTAGAGCACACAGGTATGTAAGATAATCAAACTGTTGTATCATTAAAGCCTATAAAAGTCTCTTGTGCCATCAAGCGCAATTACGCACAGGGCGCCAATTTCCCTGATATTTTCCTACTGAGAAAATAGTCTATTCAAAGGTTAAGCAAGTAAaccaaaaaagcattttttccgtcacatataatgtattttatttaaagtttataGACGTCAGCAGGCAATCACTGATGTCCAAACAAGGCCTGAAATTCAGCCTCCCAGAGATGCTCCCTCTTTCCTGTTAGGCTTAGTAATGAAGGCGTATGGTGCCGTTAATTTTATTGACCATAATTTTTTTGTGGGGAAGTCCATTTATGTCCTGTGTATCTGCGGCCTACCTCGGGAGGTCGTTTTTATCCTCGTTGCTGACTCATGCTAACAAAACGATCAGAAAATAAAGATAGAGTCGGATTATTTAtggccttattattattcaatATGATAGCcagatttaaatgttttagctCTCAGGCCTTGAAGCGGTTGTGATTATAGCATGGGGCCTATATATCATATTTGTACTTAATCagtgctctcttcaaagctgAATTTCTGTTTACTTGTGCCACATTTTTGTCTCGATTTACAATAAAAGTATGGATATTAATAATCCCTTTTCATCTCTGTTTAATTTCACAAGATCGCGAGAAGTCCACGGGGATTGAGAGCAGGGATATTCGTCTAAATGGCAAGGGGAAGAAAATCCGGAAGCCTCGAACCATCTACTCCAGTCTACAGCTGCAGGCTCTGCACCAGCGCTTCCAGCAGACCCAGTACCTGGCCTTACCGGAGCGCGCCGACCTGGCGGCCAAACTGGGACTCACCCAGACTCAGGTGGGCCCTCAACTCACCCAGCTGCCCTGGAGGGATCAGGGGAAATGTAGACTGTGGGAGTCGAATATATAAGCGATATATTTtcctattgttattattaagatAATTAAGTAGATTGTACTcaatattttcactataattcagcctaaatataagTCATGTAATATGTAGCATTCAGTGGCATATCAAATAGAAAATATTGGGTAATATTTTCTATCTTAAAGTGTTGGATTAATCTATCTTAAAGCACAGTGAAGACAAATATTACAGTGAATATTACAGAGAGAAAGTGGGTGTTGAAATGCTTGAAAATGAAACCTCTTATTTACTGTGTTATTAAGGATCAGGGCGCTTCAGGAGATCAAATGAGAAACCAATTTGTTGTGATCTGTAACTCAATCCTTTAATACAAGTCTTATTTACTACTTAATTTGGTGGCTGCATTCCCTTTGTCAGGCCTGGCTCCTGAAGTGATCTCTGTTAATGCAGAATAATGCACATtatcaaaagaaaaatcagCTTTTACAGGTGTGCGGAATTAGGAAGTTACAGCTGTTTTCGTGTGTTTTTGCAATAGTTTATTATGTAATATACTTATGGAATCAAACcagttatttatgtttaatctttaatagaatttatgtaattaattttatttgcaACTGCACGCATTATGCGTCTGTACGCACATTTTGCTGAAAAGTTGAAAATgggacctttttaaaaaaaattgacaagtGGAAAATTTTGCTGAaaattgctgaaaaaaataaaagaacatcTTGCTGGAAAATTGAAAAGGGGAACATTTGGTGAAAAAATTGAAAGGGCATCACGCGAAggagtaaatatatttttagagaaAACAGGTGCACGTGTCCCTGTCAACATCCTCAAATGGGACAAAAGGAGCTCTTTACGTGCCTGCTTGACTAATGTGTTTGACTTTTGTTTGAAGGTTCAAAATAAGAGATAAACAAACGAATCGACTCTGTCATCTGAGCTGCCTGCTGCGCAATTTTCCCAACAATTATCTGCGTGTCGTGCTGCAGATGTTTACAGGGTATTTCATTTGGGGCTTTTTCATGCGATTTGTGAATATTCACACCATTGTTCTCGTGTTAAAAATAACCATCTTATTTTGGAATCAGTATAAATGATCGGTGACCTACCACAGCGCCCTTTGgggctgtttttatttcacgATACTTTCAGTCTCGGCTTGTTGCTGTCACACTCATGCATCATTGGACTCATAAAGCAGCGAACAATAAGAGAGCTCAGTTTTAATGGATTGCAAGTGCCACTCAACCGTGAGGCTCAACGGCTGACAATGCGCTGggatttgcaaaaaacaacataaagaaGATGGGttatgaggcttttattgttcACAAGGCCAATTCTGAAAAGTGTATTGGGTTTAATTGGGAGGGAAATATGCGAATAAAAAGCCATTTGCGGTATAATTTCCTTTATTACTGACCGCAGTGACAATTATGtgcattttctcctttttaggTGAAAATATGGTTTCAGAATAAACGCTCCAAGTATAAGAAGATCATGAAGCATGGCAGCGGATCAGAGGGAGAACATCTCCACAGCACGAGCTCCATCTCCCCCTGCTCCCCCGGGATGCCCCAGCTTTGGGAGGTCTCCATGGCGAACAAAGGAGCCCAAATGCACCCAAACAATTACATGAACAGTTTTGGTCACTGGTATCCAAACCACCACCACCCTCACCAGGACGCGATGCCCAGGCCTCAGATGATGTGAGTGGATTGTTTTTTGGTGGCGCTGGGCCTGTACTGAACTGGCTGTggaggcctcctcctcctctcagaaCTGAACTAAACGTGTGTTTAATAGATCTTGttcatattctttttattttgtgtgtattttcaattcGACCGgcatcaaatatatattttttagatttgttatGCTGCAACATCTCGCCTCAGCTCACTGACATGTGGACTCTGTGTGTGcagataaaatcattttaaagaaaatactgTGTGCATCCACTTTATTTCAGCTGCAACAAATGCTGCGCATTGTGCAAATAAACAGCTGTTGGACATTATTTTTTGATAAATCTCTTGTTTGCTGTATCAGTTAAATGATTCACTGTCAAATATTTGAAAGAGACGCTGACTGCTTCCAGAAGCCTAGATTTATGACAACCGGACTCATGGACAAACGCGCGTAACGGCCTTCCTGAGCTGTTAATAACATACAATATCTCGACACAGATTTACGTTAATATACAGTGTTTTGTTACACCAATCAGCTCAACCTACATCAACTGTCTTTTGTCCATCAACACTCCTGCTGTGATGGATAAAACCTGCACATCTGCTTGGATTTTGACAGTCAGGTTTTGTCAAAACACCTGCGGATTGATTCCTAATTAGCCGATTTATATTATTTCCTATCAACTGTTAATTTTAGCTGTCATGTTTTAGGATAATTACTTTGAATTGAAAGGCAACGGGATATACCTATCCATTAACTGAAAAAAGTTCCCAGCTGGTGAACCAGAGTGGATGTGGGGTGCCACCTTTACGCACGGTGGTTATGTTCGGTGTAACTTTAACGCACGAACAAATAGGCAACAACGACACATGCCTTCCAGTTTGTTTCTCTGGATTTAAAAGTAAGCTTTGCAACATATCaaacctattttttcttcattctcccaaataaacattttctttgtgCCAAAGAATGTTTTTTCGTCTGTTTTTGAAGAAGGTCCCTCTTTTCCCACCATGGAGGAGCTCCTGCCgtgaggagagggagaaaacGCGTGCAAGCCTGCATTTTTACGATCTTTCCCTCCACTTTCGCCTCGACTGAGCTCAAACAGAAAACACCGCCGTTGtcataataaaatgacaaatggcTGCAGTATTCCTCCAATAAACCTGCGCCTGATTTACGGTCGTTTGCGCTGATTTGCTCGTTCTGGCGCTGACACTGTTTAAACACGGAGAATTATTTATATCCTTGCAAACACTGTCCGCATCTGGGCTGATGCTCTTGATTAAATGAGGGGACTGAGCTTTGATTAATGGAGCCGAATAGCGTTAAAGAAACATCCAGTgacttctttttgtctttctcattCATCACTCTGCAGCTCTGGCTGTCTGGAAGACATTAGACACAATCTGTGTGATGTCACCCACACAGGGATTAGAACAATAAGCATATATGCTGGTTTAAATGGAGATATTTTATACTAATATTACTAATAATACTGGGAATCTACCAAAATACCATCAATTTCCATTACAGGTGAAGCTcctcatgtgtgatgtcattttaaatctgagtGTTTCACACCTCAGgcttaaaaaaatactactttTAATCAGTGATAGAATAAGTATTCAGATGTTTTACGTAAGAATAAGTATTTATGCTACACCATatgataatatgatataataatactCCATTACTAGTAAAACCCTGCATTCAAACCCTTAAGTTAAAATATGTACTCAAAGTATCATAAGTAAAATTATTGattatgcagtaaaatgttccctGCCAGTGTTTTACTATTATATAGGATGTTTTAGCATTAATATTACTGTTGCTTTAATGTGTGtgctgcattttactgctgtagatgtttatggttttgctcattttaactcctttattctgtttgtatatcactgtcctgtgagaaccacgTATCTCCAGAAAGACTTTTCatgatgtcagaaaaacaggtttTAGCTTGGTGACGATGGATTTTTTGTCCAACTGATCAAAGAGGGATTTTAAAGACTTAATTTAGCTTAAGAAGAAGGAGAATTTCCTCAAAGCATAACACAGTACACTTTAGCTTTTTAGTTtatcacaaacattcaaaattgTAACATCTTCAGATACATGTTTGACAGGAAGGGGATCAAAAAATgtcctatttaaaaaaacaaccctaaagctgtcagacaaatatagcaatatttccctctgagatgtagtggacGTTCTATAGTAAAGTAGTGCAgtactgg
This window contains:
- the dlx4b gene encoding homeobox protein Dlx4b, which codes for MMSMGFMPDSLNGSDPSKSAFLEFGHGHPAHQQPSPGLSHIYPVHGLHAAGHSQHESTFPGSASYGRSLGYAYPGAVNTHPPSAYMSYQHSSSLAHSRLEHTDREKSTGIESRDIRLNGKGKKIRKPRTIYSSLQLQALHQRFQQTQYLALPERADLAAKLGLTQTQVKIWFQNKRSKYKKIMKHGSGSEGEHLHSTSSISPCSPGMPQLWEVSMANKGAQMHPNNYMNSFGHWYPNHHHPHQDAMPRPQMM